Proteins from a genomic interval of Sporolactobacillus sp. Y61:
- a CDS encoding cytosine permease has translation MNNDEEILVPEKDRTISGRDLFFNWFAANIGIMGIVFGAMVVSYRLSFLQAVLASLVGALSFLIVGWVAVIGDKAGITTFKMSRAAFGLEGNKIPNGVAWINMVGWLAINIVTGTLLLVALFDVLHIPRPRFLQRSHWLCFQPVFFCPDW, from the coding sequence ATGAACAACGATGAAGAAATTTTAGTTCCTGAAAAGGACAGGACGATCAGCGGGCGTGATTTATTTTTCAACTGGTTCGCTGCAAATATCGGCATTATGGGCATTGTTTTCGGTGCGATGGTCGTCAGCTATCGCCTGAGTTTCTTACAGGCTGTGCTTGCATCACTTGTCGGCGCGCTGTCTTTTCTCATCGTTGGCTGGGTCGCCGTGATTGGTGATAAGGCGGGAATTACGACGTTCAAAATGTCCCGTGCCGCTTTCGGTTTGGAGGGAAACAAAATTCCCAATGGTGTCGCGTGGATCAACATGGTCGGCTGGCTCGCCATTAATATCGTCACCGGGACGCTGCTGCTTGTCGCCTTGTTTGACGTGCTGCATATACCCCGGCCCCGTTTTCTACAGCGGTCGCACTGGCTGTGTTTTCAGCCTGTGTTCTTCTGTCCGGACTGGTAA